The Acidobacteriota bacterium DNA segment CCCCTTCCATCGCGCGGCGCTATTCGAGAAGACCTCATGCCCCTGCTCGAAGCCGAGACCCGCCCGCAAATTGACGTTGGAGACGAAGGCGCCGGTTCGATAACCCGCTGCCGCAAAGGCCTCGGCGAGGGTGGTCACCTCGGCGGGCAGGACCATCCCCAGGCCGTCAGCTCCGTGACGGAGGGGGTGGAGCCCGGTGAGGATGGTCCCCACCGACTGAGTTGTGCGGCCGAAAGGGGCCACCGCCAGGGGCGCCCAAGCGCCCTCGCGGCCGATCCTGTCCATGGCCGGGGTGGGGTGGGGGGCCAGACCCGACAGACCCACGTGGTCAGCCCTGAGCGTATCGATGGTGACGAGAATCACGGGTCTCGGAGGCCCCGACCCCTGACAGGAAGGCGCCGTGAGACCTGTCACGAGAACGCCCGCGGCGCTGGCACACTTGATGAGGAGTGAGGCTGCCATCATGGAGATTCTCCGGCTCCCAGCGATTTGCCAAGCGTGACAGGCGACTCCAGACGTCGCAACAGGTCGGGCGAGTATAATCCCGGCGTCTTGAGGGACCCCCGGGGCCAGGGTCGGCCGCCAGGAGGAGAGTTTTGGCCGCTGACAGCGATCTCCTGCGACGGGCCCGGGCCGGGGATCCCGCGGCCTTCGATACCTTGGTGGCCCGCCATGGAGGACTGGTACTTTCCGTGGCGAGGCGTGTGACGGGGCACCGCCAGGACGCCGAGGACGTGGCCCAGGAGGCCTTCCTCCGCTTTTACCGCAAGCTTGCCGATTTTGACCTGACGCGGCCGGTCGAGCCCTGGCTGGTTCAAATTACGCTGAACGTGGCGCGTTCCCACATGCGACGTACTCCGGCCCGCCGCGAACAGGCGCTGCCTGACGAGCCTCTGACGAGCAGTGACAGGGGGCCCGAGCGCAACCTCGAGGCCGCGGAAATCCAGCGCCTGTTGCTCGCTGCCGCCAGCCATCTCAGCGAGCGGGAGCGACTGGTCTTCCTGCTGCGTGACATCGAGAGCCTTCCTTCCTCTTTGATTGCTCAGGCTCTCGGCATCAGCGAGGTGACGGTACGTCGGCAGTCCTCGGAGGGGCGCCGGAAGGTTCTGGCATGGCTGCGCCTGCATCATCCCGAGGTACTTCCTGGTGGGCGGTAAAGTAGCGAAAACCGGGTTCGGGAAATAATTGCAGTCAATCCATGAACGCTTCCAGCACAGCGGGGGTAGTAGCCAGTGACCGCAGAGGCTCACGCTCACATCGGCACATCGGCATGGGCCCGGCGAAAGGGTAGCAAGGAAAGGGTAGCAAGCGATGAGGCCATTCCCTGACAACTCGCCCTCAGACGACTTCCTCGACCAGGTGATTGCCGC contains these protein-coding regions:
- a CDS encoding sigma-70 family RNA polymerase sigma factor, whose amino-acid sequence is MAADSDLLRRARAGDPAAFDTLVARHGGLVLSVARRVTGHRQDAEDVAQEAFLRFYRKLADFDLTRPVEPWLVQITLNVARSHMRRTPARREQALPDEPLTSSDRGPERNLEAAEIQRLLLAAASHLSERERLVFLLRDIESLPSSLIAQALGISEVTVRRQSSEGRRKVLAWLRLHHPEVLPGGR